In one Pseudomonas sp. MM211 genomic region, the following are encoded:
- a CDS encoding type VI secretion system Vgr family protein codes for MAITQQSRMAKVNSPLGENALVMERLSGTESLGRLFQYELSLASENSSLKLNNLLGKPMGIAVQLADGSDRYFHGIVARCSQTAHRGQFASYQVTLKPWLWLLSRTSDCRIFQSKTVPEIIKQVLRDLGFSDFEDALTRSYREWDYCVQYRETSFDFVSRLMEQEGIYYYFRHEQERHVLVLCDAYGAHSTAPGYASVPFYPLDDQMRERDHIHDWHLAHEVQPGSLALNDYDFQRPSARLEVRSSIAREHSNADYPLYDYPGEYVQSKDGEQYARNRIEAIQAQHEQIRLKGNARGLGSGHLFSLTDYPRDDQNREYLIVDSEYTVTQDLYESGRGSEAFQFDSSLTCIDASQVFRPLPLTVQPIVQGPQTAMVVGPKGEEIWTDQYGRVKVHFYWDRHDQSNENSSCWIRVSQNWAGKNWGSIQIPRIGQEVIVGFLEGDPDRPIITGRVYNAEQTVPYDLPANATQSGTKSRSSKGGTPANFNEIRMEDKKGEEQLFIHAEKNQDIEVENDETHWVGHDRSKTIDHDETVHVKHDRTETVDNNETITIGVDRTEKVGNNESITIGVNRTEQVGSNETISIGANRTESVGSNETISIGANRTESVGSNETISIGANRTESVGNSERTTIGADRTALITANEYVLIGADLATMAGGNESHYVRGERNSRVLKDDNLHVGKNFVLKAGDSITLQTGAASIVMKKDGTIVIRGKNISIDGSGAINVKAAKNIVMKGQKILQN; via the coding sequence ATGGCAATCACACAACAGTCGCGCATGGCCAAGGTCAACAGCCCGCTCGGCGAAAACGCGCTGGTCATGGAACGTCTGAGCGGCACCGAGTCTCTCGGCCGCCTGTTCCAGTACGAGTTGAGCCTGGCGTCGGAAAATTCATCGCTGAAGCTCAACAACCTGCTCGGCAAACCGATGGGTATTGCCGTGCAACTGGCCGATGGCAGCGATCGCTACTTCCACGGCATCGTCGCGCGTTGCAGCCAGACCGCCCATCGTGGCCAGTTCGCCAGTTACCAGGTCACGCTCAAGCCTTGGCTATGGTTGCTATCGCGCACGTCCGACTGCCGGATCTTCCAGAGCAAGACCGTGCCCGAGATCATCAAGCAGGTATTGCGCGACCTCGGTTTCTCCGATTTCGAAGACGCCCTCACCCGCTCCTATCGCGAGTGGGACTACTGCGTGCAATACCGCGAGACCAGCTTCGACTTCGTCAGCCGGCTGATGGAGCAGGAAGGGATCTATTACTACTTCCGTCACGAGCAGGAACGCCACGTGCTAGTGCTCTGCGATGCCTACGGTGCACACAGCACGGCACCCGGCTACGCCAGCGTGCCGTTCTACCCGCTCGATGATCAGATGCGCGAGCGCGATCACATTCATGACTGGCACCTGGCGCACGAAGTGCAACCTGGCTCCCTGGCGCTCAACGACTACGACTTCCAGCGCCCCAGCGCGCGCCTGGAAGTTCGCTCCAGCATCGCCCGCGAGCACAGCAACGCCGACTATCCGCTCTACGACTACCCGGGCGAGTACGTGCAGAGCAAGGATGGCGAGCAATACGCGCGCAATCGCATCGAGGCGATTCAGGCACAGCACGAGCAGATTCGCCTGAAGGGCAACGCCCGCGGGCTCGGCAGCGGCCACCTGTTCAGCCTCACCGACTACCCGCGCGATGACCAGAACCGCGAATACCTGATCGTCGACAGCGAATACACCGTGACCCAGGATCTGTATGAAAGCGGCCGGGGCAGTGAAGCCTTCCAGTTCGACAGCAGCCTCACCTGCATCGACGCCAGCCAGGTATTCCGGCCGCTGCCACTGACCGTTCAGCCGATCGTGCAGGGCCCGCAGACGGCCATGGTGGTCGGCCCCAAGGGCGAGGAAATCTGGACCGATCAGTACGGCCGGGTAAAGGTACATTTCTACTGGGATCGCCACGACCAATCCAACGAGAACAGCTCCTGCTGGATCCGCGTATCGCAGAACTGGGCCGGCAAGAACTGGGGCTCGATCCAGATCCCGCGCATCGGCCAGGAAGTCATCGTCGGCTTCCTCGAGGGCGATCCCGACCGGCCAATCATCACCGGCCGCGTCTACAACGCCGAACAGACGGTGCCCTACGATCTGCCTGCCAACGCCACCCAGAGCGGCACCAAGAGCCGCTCGAGCAAGGGCGGCACGCCGGCCAACTTCAATGAAATCCGCATGGAGGACAAGAAGGGCGAAGAGCAGTTGTTCATCCATGCCGAGAAGAATCAGGACATCGAGGTCGAGAACGACGAAACCCACTGGGTGGGCCACGACCGCAGCAAGACCATCGATCACGATGAGACCGTGCACGTCAAACACGACCGTACCGAAACGGTGGACAACAACGAGACCATCACCATCGGCGTCGACCGCACCGAAAAGGTCGGCAACAACGAGTCCATCACCATCGGCGTGAACCGCACCGAGCAGGTTGGCAGCAACGAGACCATCAGCATTGGCGCCAACCGTACCGAGAGCGTCGGCAGCAACGAGACCATCAGCATCGGCGCCAACCGCACTGAAAGCGTCGGCAGCAATGAAACCATCAGCATCGGCGCCAACCGTACCGAAAGCGTTGGCAACAGCGAGCGCACCACCATCGGTGCCGACCGCACCGCGCTGATCACCGCCAACGAGTACGTGCTGATCGGCGCGGATCTGGCGACCATGGCCGGCGGTAACGAGTCGCACTATGTGCGCGGCGAGCGCAATAGCCGAGTCCTCAAGGATGACAATCTGCATGTCGGCAAGAACTTCGTACTCAAGGCCGGTGACTCGATCACCCTGCAGACTGGCGCCGCCAGCATCGTCATGAAGAAGGACGGCACCATCGTGATTCGTGGCAAGAACATCAGCATCGACGGCTCCGGGGCGATCAACGTCAAGGCCGCCAAGAACATCGTGATGAAAGGCCAGAAGATCCTGCAGAACTGA